In a genomic window of Lycium ferocissimum isolate CSIRO_LF1 chromosome 9, AGI_CSIRO_Lferr_CH_V1, whole genome shotgun sequence:
- the LOC132031516 gene encoding thioredoxin-like 1-1, chloroplastic, which translates to MAKLMSKGFGFHNLHGISYFPNKSVNISCLPSLKLSRSDFYGSRLAINEGLPKRNPQVEAFSPQMNVGIRKAQKWWEKGLQPNMKEVTGAQDLVDSLLCAGDKLIVVDFFSPGCGGCKALHPKICQLAEMNPDVQFLQVNYEEHKSMCYSLNVHVLPFFRFYRGNEGRVCSFSCTNATIKKFKDALAKYGTDRCTLGPPKGLEEKELLALAANKDLSFNYTPKTEEEPVPLASQEQVKETTPNIESPLPLPLPITKAKQLGSANKAYATSGR; encoded by the exons ATGGCTAAATTGATGAGCAAAGGTTTTGGGTTTCATAATCTACATGGGATCTCTTATTTTCCCAATAAATCAGTCAATATTTCATGTCTTCCTTCATTGAAGCTTTCAAGAAGCGATTTTTATGGTAGTAGATTGGCCATAAATGAAGGCTTACCCAAAAGAAATCCGCAAGTTGAAGCTTTCAGCCCCCAg ATGAATGTTGGAATAAGGAAAGCACAGAAATGGTGGGAGAAAGGGCTTCAACCTAACATGAAAGAGGTGACCGGTGCCCAAGACCTTGTTGACTCTCTTTTATGTGCAGGGGATAAGTTAATAGTTGTTGATTTCTTTTCCCCTGGCTGTGGAGGCTGCAAAGCCCTTCACCCTAAG ATATGTCAGTTGGCAGAGATGAATCCGGATGTGCAGTTTTTACAAGTGAATTATGAGGAACACAAGTCGATGTGTTACTCTCTGAACGTACATGTCCTTCCATTTTTCCGTTTCTATAGAGGAAATGAAGGTCGTGTTTGCAGCTTTAGCTGTACTAATGCCACG ATAAAGAAATTCAAAGATGCATTGGCAAAGTATGGTACAGATCGTTGCACCCTTGGGCCACCGAAAGGGCTCGAGGAGAAGGAGCTATTGGCGTTGGCAGCTAACAAGGATCTCTCCTTCAATTACACCCCAAAAACAGAAGAAGAACCTGTCCCTCTTGCCTCACAAGAGCAAGTTAAGGAAACAACTCCAAATATAGAGTcccctcttcctcttcctctcccCATTACCAAGGCCAAACAACTAGGTTCAGCGAATAAAGCTTATGCTACTTCTGGTAGatga